Proteins from one Chroococcidiopsis sp. CCMEE 29 genomic window:
- a CDS encoding glycine betaine ABC transporter substrate-binding protein, whose product MKRFFVLCLLTFSLILAIASCNPNISSGGGDIVVASKDFTEQDILGELLAQQIESTTGLKVDRRLHLGGTFVCHQAITAGKIDAYIEYTGTAFTAILKQKPVGNPKTVYQQVKAGYAKQFGLEVTQPLGFENTFAMIVRGADARARNLQTLSQVAQYTPQWQAGFGYEFLQREDGFPGLAKTYGLEFARPPRVMDLGLMYRALVEKQVDIVAGNSTDGQIARLDLAILKDDRQYFPPYEAAPIVRQATLKKHPKLRQAIAQLGGLINEEEMRRLNYQVEGELRDIKEVVREFLQSKK is encoded by the coding sequence ATGAAAAGATTTTTTGTTCTTTGCCTACTTACCTTCAGCTTGATCTTGGCGATCGCCAGCTGCAACCCCAATATTTCATCTGGTGGCGGTGATATTGTCGTAGCTTCAAAAGACTTCACTGAACAAGATATTTTAGGCGAACTTCTGGCACAGCAAATTGAATCAACCACGGGACTCAAAGTAGACCGTCGTCTACATCTGGGTGGAACGTTTGTTTGCCATCAAGCAATCACTGCTGGTAAAATTGATGCCTATATTGAATACACAGGCACAGCCTTCACTGCCATTTTGAAACAAAAGCCGGTTGGTAACCCCAAGACTGTTTACCAGCAGGTAAAAGCAGGATATGCCAAGCAGTTTGGTCTAGAAGTAACTCAGCCATTAGGGTTTGAAAATACCTTCGCCATGATTGTGCGTGGTGCAGATGCTAGAGCACGCAATCTTCAAACTCTCTCGCAAGTAGCTCAGTATACACCCCAGTGGCAGGCTGGTTTTGGCTACGAGTTTCTCCAACGCGAAGATGGATTTCCAGGATTGGCTAAAACCTATGGGCTAGAGTTTGCTAGACCGCCGCGCGTGATGGATTTGGGATTGATGTATCGGGCGCTGGTTGAGAAGCAGGTGGATATAGTGGCTGGCAACTCAACCGACGGACAAATTGCGCGGTTGGATTTAGCAATTCTCAAGGACGATCGGCAGTATTTTCCGCCTTATGAAGCGGCTCCGATTGTCCGCCAAGCAACCTTGAAAAAGCATCCAAAACTACGACAGGCGATCGCTCAACTGGGTGGACTAATTAATGAGGAAGAGATGCGGCGCTTGAATTACCAGGTGGAAGGCGAACTGCGGGATATCAAAGAAGTTGTACGGGAATTTCTGCAGTCAAAGAAGTGA
- a CDS encoding HAD family hydrolase: protein MRYLALATDYDGTLAKDGQVDRTTLAALERLRDSGRRLILVTGRQLEDLLQVFPHVNLFDRIVAENGALLYQPARQEEKLLGDRPSEEFIKLLREKGVDPLSVGRVIVATWEPHKTTVVEAIRDLGLELQVIFNKGAVMVLPSGLNKAVGLNAALSELGLSPHNTVGVGDAENDRAFLDLCKCSVAVANALPIVKERADFVTNGNRGAGVTELIDQLITSDLDELEPQLARSKR from the coding sequence ATGCGCTACCTTGCACTTGCCACTGACTATGACGGAACACTAGCTAAGGATGGTCAGGTGGATCGAACAACTTTAGCAGCGCTTGAGCGCCTAAGGGACTCCGGTCGGAGGCTAATTTTGGTTACAGGTCGGCAATTGGAGGACTTACTGCAAGTCTTTCCTCACGTCAACCTGTTCGATCGGATTGTCGCTGAGAACGGAGCCTTGCTATACCAACCTGCCAGACAGGAGGAGAAGCTACTAGGCGATCGCCCATCAGAGGAATTTATCAAACTGCTGCGTGAAAAAGGCGTCGATCCACTTTCTGTCGGACGGGTGATTGTCGCCACCTGGGAGCCTCACAAAACCACAGTTGTTGAAGCGATTCGTGACCTAGGGCTTGAGTTGCAAGTGATCTTTAATAAGGGTGCAGTCATGGTGCTACCCTCAGGCTTGAACAAAGCAGTTGGACTCAATGCAGCATTGAGTGAACTGGGATTATCACCCCACAATACCGTTGGTGTAGGCGATGCTGAGAACGATCGTGCCTTCCTCGATCTATGTAAGTGTTCTGTAGCGGTTGCCAATGCTCTACCTATCGTCAAGGAGCGTGCTGATTTTGTCACGAATGGCAACCGGGGTGCAGGTGTTACTGAGCTGATCGACCAACTGATTACCTCTGATTTAGACGAGCTTGAGCCTCAACTAGCACGGTCAAAGAGATAA
- the pyk gene encoding pyruvate kinase — MRKTKLVCTLGPACSDYNTIKAMVEAGMDVARLNFSHENHETHLHRMCLIRQVSSELNRPIAILQDLQGPKIRVGKMVDDAVLKTGEKAIITTDEVVGTAKRFSSTYKGLVRDVKAGDPILIDDGLIRIRADEVQGNDIHATVIHGGRVKSHKGINLSHSVVSAPVLTEKDIQDLEVGLKQQVDYVALSFVQAASDIKHLRAAIGEREMPHIISKVERHEALDDLEGIVSASDAIMVARGDMGVEVPLEQVPFIQKSLLRTCHNYLKPAIVATQMLESMVQSPIPTRAEVSDIANAILDGTDALMLSEETAVGRYPVEAVKTMARIAEAVETRLPSSLNYIDGEVKDYRIPNSVGHAACQLAVNLKAKAIICFTQSGFTARILSKYRQPIPIIAVTPTEAVQRRLSLYWGVRSLRLQEVSGTDEMISLVEQVAVAHGLVSAGDMVVITAGLPLPISGITNLVKAHRIGESAAL; from the coding sequence ATGCGTAAAACCAAACTCGTCTGCACCCTTGGTCCTGCCTGTAGTGATTACAACACCATTAAAGCGATGGTAGAAGCGGGTATGGACGTGGCGCGACTAAATTTTTCTCATGAGAACCATGAAACTCATCTACACAGGATGTGCCTCATCCGCCAGGTATCCTCAGAACTAAACCGCCCGATCGCCATTCTTCAAGACTTGCAAGGTCCCAAAATTAGAGTTGGAAAGATGGTAGATGATGCCGTTTTGAAGACTGGTGAGAAAGCTATCATCACTACGGATGAGGTGGTAGGCACAGCCAAGCGATTTAGTTCCACCTACAAAGGTTTGGTAAGAGACGTAAAAGCGGGCGATCCCATTTTGATCGATGATGGCTTAATTCGAATCCGCGCGGACGAAGTACAAGGCAATGATATTCACGCTACCGTGATTCATGGGGGTCGGGTAAAAAGTCATAAAGGAATCAACCTCAGTCACTCCGTTGTCTCTGCTCCAGTGCTGACTGAGAAAGACATCCAGGACTTAGAGGTGGGATTGAAGCAACAAGTGGATTATGTTGCTCTCTCTTTTGTTCAAGCAGCCTCAGATATTAAGCACTTGAGAGCAGCGATCGGGGAGCGGGAAATGCCTCATATTATTTCGAAAGTTGAGCGCCATGAGGCATTAGATGACCTAGAAGGAATTGTGTCAGCCTCCGATGCCATCATGGTGGCACGGGGAGACATGGGTGTGGAAGTTCCCTTAGAGCAAGTTCCCTTCATCCAAAAATCTCTGCTCCGGACGTGCCACAACTACCTTAAACCCGCAATTGTTGCTACCCAGATGCTGGAGTCAATGGTTCAGAGTCCTATACCAACTCGCGCCGAAGTTTCCGACATTGCCAACGCTATCTTAGACGGTACGGATGCCCTGATGCTTTCGGAAGAGACGGCAGTCGGTCGGTACCCAGTAGAGGCAGTGAAGACGATGGCACGGATCGCCGAGGCAGTAGAGACGCGTTTACCCTCATCCCTTAATTACATTGATGGTGAGGTGAAAGACTATCGTATCCCTAACTCTGTAGGTCATGCGGCTTGTCAGTTGGCAGTGAACCTCAAAGCAAAAGCTATCATCTGCTTCACCCAAAGCGGATTCACTGCCCGCATTCTATCTAAGTACCGCCAGCCGATTCCAATCATTGCAGTCACGCCCACAGAAGCTGTTCAAAGACGACTAAGTTTATATTGGGGAGTTCGCTCACTGCGGCTTCAGGAAGTCTCCGGTACTGACGAAATGATTTCTTTAGTTGAGCAAGTAGCCGTTGCTCATGGACTTGTCAGCGCGGGGGATATGGTTGTGATTACTGCTGGTCTACCACTGCCCATCAGCGGGATAACAAACCTAGTTAAGGCACATCGAATTGGTGAGTCAGCTGCGCTGTAA
- the gcvT gene encoding glycine cleavage system aminomethyltransferase GcvT, translating into MTNKEELKPEIALPLAQTPLIHLALELKARLTSFGGWEMPVQFTGIGHEHQAVRTAAGMFDISHMGKFVLRGKEVISQLQYLVPSDLSRLQPGQAQYSVLLNSQAGIIDDIIFYYQNQYANGEQQGVLIVNAATTSKDKAWLLQHLNPEQVELRDLSREKVLIAVQGPKASAALQTLVQEDLTQLKPFGHLEATVLGQKSFIARTGYTGEDGFEVMVEPEVGVELWQSLLKAGVVPCGLGARDTLRLEAAMALYGQDIDETTTPLEAGLSWLVHLDTKGNFIGRDILEQQKGAGVSRRLVGLQMQGRNIARHGYQVLSEGKVVGEVTSGTLSPTLGYPVALAYVPTQLSQLGQQLEVEIRGKTYPAVVVKRPFYRSKNRPAN; encoded by the coding sequence GTGACTAATAAAGAAGAATTAAAACCAGAAATCGCGCTGCCCTTGGCTCAGACACCCCTAATTCATCTAGCTCTAGAACTGAAAGCGCGCTTGACAAGCTTTGGGGGATGGGAGATGCCTGTACAGTTTACTGGTATTGGGCATGAACACCAAGCTGTCAGGACTGCCGCTGGGATGTTTGATATTTCCCATATGGGCAAATTTGTCCTGAGGGGAAAAGAAGTGATTTCACAACTCCAGTATTTAGTTCCTTCAGACTTAAGTCGGCTGCAACCGGGTCAAGCACAGTATAGTGTTTTGTTAAACTCCCAAGCTGGAATTATCGATGACATAATTTTTTACTACCAAAATCAGTATGCCAATGGTGAGCAGCAGGGAGTATTGATTGTCAATGCTGCTACTACTAGTAAAGACAAAGCTTGGTTATTGCAACACCTCAACCCGGAACAGGTAGAATTGCGGGATTTGTCCCGTGAAAAAGTGCTAATTGCTGTGCAGGGACCAAAAGCATCTGCCGCCCTACAGACTTTGGTTCAAGAGGATTTGACACAGTTAAAGCCGTTTGGTCATTTAGAGGCAACAGTACTCGGACAAAAGAGTTTTATTGCCCGGACTGGTTACACAGGAGAAGATGGATTTGAAGTGATGGTGGAGCCAGAGGTTGGGGTGGAACTGTGGCAATCGCTTCTTAAAGCTGGTGTCGTTCCTTGCGGACTGGGTGCCAGAGATACCCTGCGGCTAGAAGCAGCAATGGCACTTTATGGGCAAGACATTGATGAAACAACCACGCCTTTAGAAGCAGGCTTAAGTTGGCTAGTCCATCTAGACACCAAAGGAAATTTTATTGGGCGTGACATTCTAGAACAGCAAAAAGGTGCTGGAGTATCGCGACGACTAGTGGGGCTGCAAATGCAGGGACGCAATATTGCCCGTCACGGTTACCAAGTGCTGTCAGAAGGTAAAGTAGTGGGAGAAGTTACCAGTGGTACCCTATCTCCGACATTAGGTTATCCGGTTGCCCTTGCCTATGTTCCAACTCAGCTAAGCCAGCTAGGTCAACAGCTAGAAGTGGAAATCAGAGGCAAGACTTACCCAGCCGTTGTAGTTAAACGTCCATTTTACCGCTCAAAAAATCGTCCGGCGAATTGA
- the gcvH gene encoding glycine cleavage system protein GcvH translates to MTLEYPDDLKYLDSHEYVRLDGEIATIGISAFAVDQLGDIVFLELPEVGDAVTKEESFGSVESVKAVEDLNSPVTGTVIERNEAMVESPEQLAEDPYGEGWLLKVRLNDSSELDDALSADEYRTQVEGE, encoded by the coding sequence ATGACGCTGGAATATCCGGATGACCTAAAGTACCTGGACTCCCATGAGTATGTACGGCTAGATGGTGAAATAGCTACAATTGGCATCAGTGCTTTCGCTGTAGACCAACTGGGCGACATTGTGTTTCTAGAACTACCAGAAGTCGGTGACGCTGTAACCAAGGAAGAAAGCTTTGGGTCGGTTGAATCTGTCAAAGCCGTTGAAGATCTCAACTCACCAGTCACTGGTACAGTCATAGAGCGTAATGAGGCGATGGTAGAGTCACCGGAGCAACTAGCAGAGGACCCCTACGGTGAAGGCTGGTTGCTGAAAGTCCGCCTCAATGATTCCAGCGAATTGGATGATGCCCTATCTGCGGATGAGTATCGCACTCAGGTAGAAGGGGAGTAG
- the gcvP gene encoding aminomethyl-transferring glycine dehydrogenase — protein sequence MVIYSPHAESVSQQQPGIGTAIAFKQRHIGPSADEVQEMLKMLGLSTLDALIDQTVPQAIRQNLALNLGAERSEHAALAELKEIASKNQVFRSFIGMGYHDCITPPVIQRNILENPGWYTAYTPYQPEIAQGRLEALLNFQTTIIDLTGLEIANASLLDEATAAAEAMSMSYGLCKSKAKAFFVSSTCHPQTIDVVQTRARPLGIDVIVSDHQTFVFDQPVFGVLLQYPATDGTIYDYRNFIEQAHAAGALVTVAADPLSLCLLTPPGEFGADIAIGSTQRFGIPLGYGGPHAAYFATKEEYKRQVPGRIVGVSKDIHGKPALRLALQTREQHIRRDKATSNICTAQVLLAVMASMYAVYHGPAGLKSIAQNIHALTVTLAAGLKQLGYSIGSEVFFDTIKVELGTRRLEDILEAAQADRINLRTIDANTVGISLDETTTLQDLQDLFEIFADGDELPFTAEELANPKSKIQNLKSFARTSSYLTHPVFNRYHSETELLRYLHRLQAKDLSLTTSMIPLGSCTMKLNATAEMMPVSWPEFSKIHPFAPRSQTRGYQILFEQLESALAEITGFAGISLQPNAGSQGEYSGLLVIRKYHESRGESHRNVCLIPQSAHGTNPASAVMAGMKVVAIACDRQGNVDLADLKAKAEKHGHELAALMVTYPSTHGVFEEQIEEICTVVHACGGQVYMDGANMNAQVGLCRPGDFGADVCHLNLHKTFCIPHGGGGPGMGPIGVASHLVPYLPSHSVVQMDDTNPKSIGAVAAAPWGSASILPISWMYIAMMGAVGLTEATKVAILNANYIARRLEPYYPSLYKGKTGFVAHECIIDLRSLKKTAQIEVDDIAKRLMDYGFHAPTVSWPVAGTMMVEPTESESKQELDRFCEAMIAIRQEIAEIESGQVDSENNLLKNAPHTAESLIASEWHHPYSREQAAYPAPWTREHKFWPAIGRIDNAYGDRNLICSCLPIEAYTQDLK from the coding sequence GTGGTAATTTACAGCCCCCATGCCGAGTCTGTTAGTCAGCAGCAGCCAGGAATAGGAACGGCGATCGCTTTTAAACAACGGCACATTGGTCCTAGTGCCGATGAAGTCCAGGAAATGCTCAAGATGTTGGGACTGTCCACCCTTGATGCTCTCATCGACCAAACGGTGCCACAGGCAATTCGACAAAATCTGGCGCTAAACCTTGGAGCAGAGCGAAGTGAACACGCTGCTTTAGCAGAACTGAAAGAAATTGCCTCTAAAAATCAAGTGTTTCGGTCATTCATCGGGATGGGATATCACGACTGCATTACCCCGCCCGTAATTCAGCGCAATATCCTGGAAAATCCTGGCTGGTACACCGCCTACACGCCCTATCAGCCGGAAATTGCTCAGGGAAGACTAGAGGCGCTGCTGAATTTTCAAACCACGATCATTGACTTGACGGGCTTAGAAATTGCTAATGCTTCTTTACTAGATGAGGCAACAGCAGCAGCAGAAGCCATGAGTATGAGCTATGGTCTCTGTAAAAGCAAGGCAAAAGCTTTCTTTGTCAGTAGCACCTGTCATCCCCAAACGATTGACGTGGTTCAAACTCGTGCTAGACCCCTGGGAATTGATGTGATTGTGAGCGATCATCAGACTTTTGTCTTCGATCAGCCAGTTTTTGGGGTACTCCTGCAATACCCTGCCACTGATGGCACGATTTATGACTACCGCAACTTTATAGAACAAGCCCACGCAGCAGGGGCTTTAGTCACAGTAGCAGCAGATCCCTTGAGCCTATGCTTGCTGACACCACCAGGAGAATTTGGGGCTGATATTGCCATAGGAAGTACCCAGCGCTTTGGCATCCCCTTGGGCTATGGCGGTCCTCATGCAGCCTACTTTGCTACCAAAGAAGAATACAAGCGGCAAGTTCCAGGGCGAATAGTTGGCGTTTCTAAAGATATCCACGGTAAGCCAGCGCTACGTCTAGCACTGCAAACCCGAGAGCAGCATATCCGCCGCGACAAAGCCACCAGCAATATTTGTACAGCTCAAGTTTTACTGGCTGTGATGGCTTCTATGTATGCGGTCTATCACGGACCAGCAGGACTCAAAAGCATTGCCCAAAATATCCACGCGCTAACTGTAACCTTGGCAGCAGGTCTGAAGCAGCTAGGTTACAGCATTGGCTCAGAAGTGTTTTTTGACACTATAAAAGTGGAACTAGGAACACGCCGTCTAGAAGACATTTTAGAAGCTGCCCAAGCTGATCGAATTAACCTGCGTACCATAGATGCAAACACTGTAGGCATCTCCTTAGATGAGACAACAACACTACAGGACTTGCAAGACCTCTTTGAGATTTTCGCAGATGGAGATGAGCTGCCCTTCACTGCGGAAGAGTTAGCAAATCCAAAATCCAAAATCCAAAATCTAAAATCGTTTGCCCGTACCAGCAGCTATCTAACCCATCCTGTCTTTAACCGCTATCACTCGGAAACTGAGCTATTGCGATACCTGCACCGCTTGCAAGCAAAGGATCTGTCGCTAACTACATCTATGATTCCCCTGGGATCGTGCACGATGAAGCTGAATGCGACTGCCGAGATGATGCCGGTGTCTTGGCCAGAATTTAGCAAGATTCATCCTTTTGCCCCGCGATCGCAAACACGAGGTTATCAAATTCTGTTTGAGCAGCTAGAGTCAGCCTTAGCTGAGATTACAGGCTTTGCCGGAATTTCTCTCCAACCAAACGCTGGCTCTCAAGGGGAATACAGTGGATTGCTTGTGATTCGTAAGTACCACGAAAGTCGGGGTGAAAGCCACCGCAACGTCTGTCTGATCCCCCAATCGGCGCACGGGACGAATCCTGCTAGTGCAGTAATGGCGGGTATGAAGGTGGTAGCGATTGCCTGCGATCGGCAGGGCAATGTGGACTTGGCAGATCTGAAGGCTAAGGCAGAGAAGCATGGTCATGAACTCGCCGCATTAATGGTCACCTATCCTTCTACTCACGGTGTATTTGAGGAGCAGATCGAGGAGATCTGTACTGTTGTCCATGCTTGCGGTGGGCAAGTTTACATGGATGGAGCCAATATGAATGCCCAGGTTGGGCTGTGCCGTCCAGGAGATTTTGGGGCAGATGTCTGTCACTTAAACCTACACAAAACTTTCTGTATCCCTCACGGCGGCGGCGGACCTGGGATGGGACCAATTGGAGTCGCGTCTCATTTAGTACCTTATCTACCCAGTCACTCGGTCGTCCAGATGGACGACACTAATCCAAAATCGATTGGTGCGGTTGCCGCAGCTCCCTGGGGTAGCGCCAGCATTCTACCCATTTCTTGGATGTACATTGCCATGATGGGGGCAGTGGGTCTAACAGAGGCAACCAAAGTGGCAATTCTCAATGCTAACTACATTGCCCGCAGGCTGGAACCTTATTACCCGAGCCTATATAAAGGCAAAACAGGTTTTGTAGCCCATGAGTGCATTATCGATCTGCGATCGCTTAAAAAAACTGCCCAAATTGAAGTGGATGACATTGCCAAGCGTCTAATGGATTATGGCTTCCATGCCCCTACGGTTTCCTGGCCTGTGGCGGGTACGATGATGGTGGAACCGACTGAAAGTGAGTCTAAGCAAGAATTAGACCGTTTTTGTGAGGCGATGATTGCAATTCGCCAAGAAATAGCGGAAATTGAATCAGGTCAAGTAGACTCTGAAAATAATCTGCTGAAAAATGCACCCCACACCGCCGAAAGTTTGATTGCCAGCGAATGGCATCATCCTTATTCCCGCGAACAAGCTGCCTATCCTGCCCCTTGGACTCGCGAACACAAGTTCTGGCCTGCTATTGGCCGGATTGATAATGCTTATGGCGATCGCAATTTAATCTGCTCTTGTTTACCAATAGAGGCGTATACGCAGGATTTGAAATAA
- a CDS encoding pentapeptide repeat-containing protein, translating to MTIDPNNSSQPSSSPTPEVIPDRDLPPEVLDGAGDREISQKGLATQQAMAALASLQLPERTSILSRSHNTVRPRTTTPLASFITLGAIALIFLGLALNNFLIGLLGTLLALLLSLAVLLPWLQTVGTFFSPQERSIFVAILGVIAALVGLSKFTAINRPFLAWGRQINWEAFGTLAEWFGALGQILIAVIAVYVAWRQYVISKDLTIQQNLLTVQQNLITQQQTIDSYFQGISDLVLDEEGMLEDWPQERAIAEGRTAAILSSVDASGKAKIIRFLSQSKLLTPLQRDARLGRAMLNGNGGYAEDRIKGVRVIELGVVLAAADLSGTDLRWTDLSEANLIRANLSRCDLVKANFSRTILYDAQLVGADLKATILFYGKAETATPRNHSAPPNYTTGEQTGAVIENADFTDVQRMSDSIRYYCCAWGGERTRATVPGGCEGIPNKLGR from the coding sequence ATGACGATTGACCCCAACAACTCTTCCCAACCCAGTTCCTCCCCTACTCCGGAGGTAATACCCGATCGCGACTTACCGCCAGAGGTTCTAGACGGTGCAGGCGATCGTGAAATCTCCCAAAAAGGTTTAGCAACTCAGCAAGCAATGGCGGCTCTCGCCTCACTGCAACTGCCAGAACGTACCTCTATTTTGTCTCGAAGCCATAATACGGTTAGACCTCGCACTACTACTCCACTGGCTTCGTTTATTACCTTAGGGGCGATCGCCCTCATCTTTCTGGGACTAGCCCTCAATAACTTTTTGATTGGACTGCTAGGAACGCTACTAGCTTTACTGCTATCCTTAGCGGTGCTTTTGCCTTGGTTGCAAACAGTGGGGACATTTTTTTCACCTCAAGAGCGATCGATCTTTGTGGCAATCTTGGGAGTGATAGCAGCCCTCGTCGGCTTAAGCAAATTTACTGCAATTAATCGCCCTTTCCTAGCTTGGGGTCGTCAAATTAACTGGGAAGCCTTTGGTACACTGGCGGAGTGGTTTGGAGCCTTAGGGCAAATTCTGATCGCCGTGATCGCTGTTTATGTCGCCTGGCGACAATACGTGATTTCTAAAGACCTGACGATTCAGCAAAACCTGCTCACAGTTCAGCAAAACTTGATTACCCAGCAGCAAACGATTGATTCTTATTTTCAAGGTATCTCTGACCTGGTACTAGATGAAGAAGGAATGCTGGAAGATTGGCCTCAAGAACGAGCGATCGCCGAAGGACGCACCGCTGCAATTCTGAGTAGTGTAGATGCCAGTGGTAAAGCGAAAATCATCCGATTTTTATCGCAATCCAAGTTACTGACTCCCCTACAACGCGACGCTCGCTTAGGTCGAGCTATGCTCAATGGTAACGGTGGCTATGCAGAAGACCGGATCAAAGGTGTGCGTGTAATTGAATTGGGAGTAGTGCTGGCGGCAGCCGACCTTTCCGGTACCGATCTGCGGTGGACAGACCTGAGCGAAGCAAACCTGATCCGCGCCAATCTCAGCCGCTGTGACTTAGTAAAAGCCAACTTTTCCCGCACCATTCTATACGATGCCCAGTTGGTTGGTGCTGACTTAAAAGCAACTATCCTGTTCTATGGTAAAGCTGAAACTGCCACTCCCCGTAACCACAGCGCTCCACCTAACTACACAACTGGCGAACAGACTGGTGCTGTAATTGAAAATGCCGATTTCACAGATGTTCAACGCATGTCCGATTCAATCCGTTACTATTGCTGTGCTTGGGGCGGTGAAAGAACTAGAGCTACAGTTCCTGGTGGATGTGAGGGAATTCCTAATAAATTAGGACGTTAA
- a CDS encoding IS630 family transposase (programmed frameshift) — MKAYSLDFRQKIIHVYENEKISQRQLAQRFCVALSFIQKLLKQYRETGEIAAKPFAGGVKLKLNSEQLVILSELIEANNDATLKELVHLFQEKTAVNLSRATMGRMTQKLKMTVKKKTLHAAEKESERVLKLRGEFWETIREIRVEDLIFIDEAGVNLAMVRLYARALKGKRAYGTRPQKRGKSVSMVSAITCRQVLTFFNVLGAIDGITFEAFIVRKLVPSLWKGACVVLDNCSIHKSKEVEKAIQNAGGKVLYLPPYSPDFSPIENCWSKLKGILRMIGARTYQALDVAITQAYQQISEPDLYHWFTHCCYCTSSI, encoded by the exons ATGAAAGCATACTCTCTTGACTTTCGCCAAAAAATCATCCATGTATATGAGAACGAAAAGATTTCTCAACGTCAACTAGCTCAACGTTTCTGTGTGGCATTGAGTTTTATTCAAAAGCTACTCAAACAGTATCGGGAAACAGGAGAAATTGCAGCGAAGCCATTTGCGGGAGGAGTCAAACTCAAACTTAACTCAGAACAACTGGTGATTCTGAGTGAATTAATTGAAGCAAATAACGATGCCACCCTCAAAGAACTAGTTCATCTGTTCCAAGAAAAAACGGCAGTGAATCTCAGTCGCGCCACGATGGGAAGAATGACTCAAAAACTCAAGATGACAGTAAA AAAAAAAACACTGCATGCGGCAGAAAAAGAAAGTGAGCGAGTACTCAAGCTCAGGGGAGAATTTTGGGAAACGATCCGAGAGATTCGAGTGGAAGACTTAATCTTCATTGATGAGGCTGGGGTCAATCTCGCGATGGTGAGACTATACGCCCGTGCCTTGAAGGGAAAAAGAGCCTACGGAACTCGCCCCCAAAAACGAGGCAAAAGTGTCTCAATGGTCAGTGCCATCACCTGCCGACAAGTATTAACTTTTTTCAATGTCTTAGGAGCAATAGATGGCATCACATTTGAAGCTTTTATTGTGCGGAAGTTGGTGCCTTCGTTATGGAAGGGAGCCTGTGTAGTATTAGATAATTGCAGCATTCATAAAAGCAAAGAAGTCGAAAAAGCTATTCAAAATGCCGGAGGAAAAGTCCTTTATTTGCCTCCCTATTCACCTGATTTTTCACCAATTGAAAATTGCTGGTCCAAGCTCAAAGGTATCTTACGGATGATTGGAGCAAGAACTTATCAAGCGTTAGATGTGGCAATAACACAAGCATACCAACAAATCTCCGAGCCAGACCTTTACCATTGGTTTACTCACTGCTGTTACTGTACTTCATCTATTTGA
- a CDS encoding transposase: MGLLTAVTVLHLFENRYKHLDCNKLQAHIAKLRKRKEFWQLVGSQAVQDICQRIEKAYQLFFKHSNKGVRPPGFKKVKKYKSFTLKQAGYKFLGDNRVKIGNKVYQFWKSREIEGTVKTLTIKRTPLDELFMVVVVDDVVDPEHKFTTGRIAGFDFGLKTFLTCSVSFKIESPQFFKQGLNAIRKASKHLSRKHKGSKRREQARKHLVRQYEKTANQTQDWFWKLAHELTDKFDVLCFETLNLKGMQRLWGRKVSDLAFGEFLQILEWVAKNKDKQLVYIDKWYPSSKTCNSCNLVLESLDLSIREWRCPSCQSVNGRDENAAKNIQAVGASTVRLGDVRQAMPAIAV; encoded by the coding sequence ATTGGTTTACTCACTGCTGTTACTGTACTTCATCTATTTGAGAATCGCTATAAGCATTTAGACTGTAACAAACTTCAGGCTCACATTGCCAAACTGCGGAAACGCAAAGAGTTTTGGCAACTGGTAGGCTCTCAAGCCGTGCAAGATATTTGTCAACGAATTGAGAAGGCATACCAACTATTTTTCAAACATAGCAACAAAGGAGTTAGACCGCCAGGATTTAAGAAAGTCAAGAAGTACAAGTCATTCACCCTTAAGCAAGCTGGCTATAAGTTTTTAGGCGACAACCGAGTCAAGATTGGAAATAAAGTTTATCAATTTTGGAAGTCTAGAGAGATAGAGGGAACTGTCAAGACATTAACCATTAAACGCACACCATTAGATGAGTTGTTCATGGTTGTAGTTGTTGACGACGTAGTTGATCCAGAACACAAGTTCACGACTGGTAGAATAGCGGGATTTGATTTTGGACTTAAGACATTCCTCACTTGCTCTGTCAGCTTCAAGATTGAATCGCCCCAATTCTTCAAACAAGGTTTAAACGCTATCCGCAAAGCCAGTAAGCATCTATCCCGCAAGCACAAGGGGTCAAAGCGTCGCGAGCAGGCTAGAAAACATCTGGTTAGGCAATACGAAAAGACTGCCAATCAGACGCAAGACTGGTTTTGGAAATTGGCGCATGAACTGACCGATAAGTTTGATGTGCTGTGTTTTGAGACACTCAACCTTAAAGGAATGCAGCGTCTTTGGGGGCGTAAAGTTTCAGACCTAGCGTTTGGCGAGTTTCTGCAAATCCTAGAATGGGTTGCCAAAAACAAAGATAAGCAACTTGTCTATATAGATAAGTGGTATCCATCTAGCAAAACTTGTAATTCTTGCAACCTGGTTCTTGAAAGCCTTGATTTATCTATTAGAGAGTGGCGCTGTCCATCATGTCAATCAGTAAATGGACGCGATGAAAATGCAGCTAAAAATATTCAAGCAGTTGGGGCATCAACTGTTAGGTTAGGCGATGTCAGACAGGCTATGCCTGCAATTGCTGTTTGA